From Coleofasciculus sp. FACHB-T130, the proteins below share one genomic window:
- a CDS encoding WG repeat-containing protein translates to MNKKSIHSLSAAVLSGGFLLLAISLCPQTQKASADVTDEQMFVTKATLNLAIAPQFDDVYPFSDGLAKVEKEGKKGFIDKTGKFIIPPKFRIGPDNGEGEEAPDIVGSFSEGLVDVQLGGFTGKCGYFSKTGKVVIPLQFERCSGFSEGLAAVRQGGKTGYIDKTGKFIIPPQFDSQILPAMPFSEGLAEVQQGKKWGFINKTGKFIVPPKFEATVAYSQGLAAVRQVKKCGYIDSKGKVAIPLQFNDCTPFSEGLAAVQKQGKWGYVDKAGKMIISPQFDQAINFSEGLAAINQAGKWGYIGKTGKILISPQFEETDQFVQGLAPAAQGGKWGFIDKTGKFMITPQFDVATKFSEGLAAVYQDGKWGFVANNLPLK, encoded by the coding sequence GTGAACAAAAAATCCATACATTCCTTAAGTGCAGCTGTCCTATCTGGTGGATTCTTGCTACTGGCTATAAGTCTGTGTCCTCAAACTCAAAAAGCTTCCGCCGATGTAACAGATGAGCAGATGTTTGTAACCAAAGCAACTCTGAATCTGGCGATCGCTCCTCAGTTTGATGATGTCTACCCATTTTCTGATGGGCTGGCTAAGGTTGAAAAAGAGGGCAAAAAAGGCTTTATCGACAAAACTGGTAAGTTCATCATTCCTCCCAAATTTAGGATTGGACCTGACAATGGCGAAGGAGAGGAAGCACCTGATATTGTTGGCTCGTTTTCTGAGGGACTGGTAGATGTGCAACTGGGCGGTTTTACTGGCAAATGTGGCTATTTCAGTAAAACAGGTAAAGTTGTCATCCCGTTACAGTTTGAGCGTTGTAGTGGATTTTCCGAAGGGCTGGCAGCCGTCCGGCAGGGTGGCAAAACTGGCTACATTGACAAAACTGGCAAGTTTATCATTCCTCCTCAGTTTGATTCCCAGATTTTACCCGCTATGCCTTTTTCTGAGGGATTGGCAGAGGTTCAGCAGGGCAAGAAATGGGGCTTTATTAATAAAACTGGCAAGTTTATTGTTCCACCCAAATTTGAGGCGACAGTCGCATATTCTCAGGGTTTAGCAGCCGTCAGACAAGTCAAGAAATGTGGCTATATTGACAGTAAAGGTAAGGTTGCTATCCCACTCCAGTTTAATGACTGTACTCCTTTTTCTGAAGGATTAGCTGCTGTCCAAAAACAGGGAAAATGGGGCTATGTTGATAAAGCAGGAAAGATGATTATCTCTCCTCAGTTTGACCAAGCGATAAATTTCTCTGAAGGACTGGCAGCCATCAATCAGGCGGGTAAATGGGGTTACATCGGTAAAACAGGGAAAATCCTTATTTCACCGCAGTTTGAAGAGACAGACCAATTTGTTCAGGGGCTGGCACCGGCTGCTCAGGGTGGTAAATGGGGTTTTATTGATAAAACTGGCAAGTTTATGATTACCCCTCAATTTGATGTAGCGACGAAGTTTTCTGAAGGTCTGGCAGCTGTTTATCAGGACGGCAAATGGGGGTTTGTCGCCAATAATCTGCCCTTAAAATAA
- a CDS encoding tetratricopeptide repeat protein, producing the protein MIFKIKQPRKIFIFSILGLGLAVGAYYGWFFLRDYQTLRQVQADQKKIAAYRQKTQAMPTDPQAFLNLGNAYMTFWESSGKGIRIASQLQQQSLAWEWLFTKPKMLSEAVIAYNKALQLDPTLVDAHFGLCFALVEQGESAKAIAPCRKAAEQQPTKAKSHLWLGLALTYERQWDEAEASFRKTLELEPKNDDAYYHLGNVLLVKEKTNEAVAAYRQSIELDPNANLTYLRLGDAFTVQKKPEEAIAAYKKSIQVVPNYHLPYEGLGWILAEQNRLDEASAAYRKAIELYPSYTDAYQGLGQVLVKQNKLDEAVATYRKGIEWKSKKKDKNGDIYYLLGIALMKQKKLPEAIAAFKQGLKLSPNDADARQSMQQAEKQLASTQGKKQR; encoded by the coding sequence ATGATTTTTAAAATCAAGCAACCTCGGAAAATTTTTATTTTCTCTATTCTTGGTTTGGGTCTAGCGGTAGGAGCTTACTACGGCTGGTTTTTTCTCAGAGACTACCAGACCTTGAGGCAGGTGCAAGCAGATCAAAAAAAGATTGCTGCCTATCGCCAAAAGACTCAAGCGATGCCTACAGATCCTCAAGCCTTTCTTAACCTTGGCAATGCCTACATGACATTCTGGGAAAGTTCAGGTAAAGGCATTCGGATCGCTAGCCAGTTACAACAACAATCTTTGGCATGGGAGTGGCTATTCACCAAACCGAAGATGCTCAGCGAAGCTGTAATAGCTTATAACAAAGCTCTACAACTTGACCCAACGTTGGTTGATGCCCACTTTGGTCTGTGTTTTGCGTTAGTGGAACAAGGAGAAAGTGCAAAAGCGATCGCACCTTGTCGCAAAGCCGCTGAACAGCAACCCACAAAAGCTAAGAGTCATCTATGGTTGGGGCTTGCTCTCACTTACGAACGTCAATGGGACGAAGCAGAGGCAAGTTTTCGCAAAACTCTTGAGCTAGAACCGAAGAATGACGATGCATACTACCACTTAGGTAACGTCTTGCTGGTAAAAGAAAAAACAAATGAGGCAGTCGCAGCTTATCGTCAATCGATTGAATTAGACCCCAATGCCAACCTGACGTACCTGCGTTTAGGTGACGCTTTTACTGTACAGAAAAAACCAGAAGAAGCCATTGCTGCCTACAAAAAATCAATTCAGGTTGTACCTAATTATCATCTGCCTTACGAAGGGCTGGGGTGGATACTGGCTGAGCAAAACCGATTAGATGAGGCGAGCGCGGCTTACCGCAAAGCGATTGAACTCTATCCTTCCTATACAGATGCTTATCAAGGGTTGGGACAGGTTCTAGTTAAACAAAACAAATTAGATGAGGCAGTTGCTACTTACCGTAAAGGGATTGAATGGAAATCTAAAAAGAAAGATAAAAATGGTGACATCTATTACCTTTTGGGAATAGCTTTGATGAAACAGAAAAAGTTACCGGAAGCGATCGCAGCTTTTAAGCAAGGTCTAAAACTCAGCCCTAACGATGCAGATGCGCGTCAGAGTATGCAACAGGCAGAGAAACAATTAGCATCTACTCAAGGGAAAAAACAGCGATAA
- a CDS encoding PQQ-binding-like beta-propeller repeat protein yields the protein MLKKLFKYVLVGVVLVLGYHAIASAISAASTRQPVWSINLHASTAPIATQNRLLVPTGNTKPSALQSLDPATGKVQWRSQQPIGRVFAIEGNTIYASDFGLLPLVNDPKNLVTLDANTGKTKAVLPLDNSDFAGMIGVSQGAFILNSYVRQGVESDRNEISARTPDKLLWKFVTPKDSMVSTFESVDSKSPVVQNGVVFLPILVNPSTPQRGYQLTGLDAATGKVLWTWNTSAELTDVTVLGDTVYPAVYSKDRTGKEPGWVKALDLKTGKERWTHTMRGGEAKLASDREVFIWDGDVKTSTRFVVLDRQTGAMLRQFTLSRQDRQEPRPIALADNIIYTADMEIEGVRALGFYGSAKNHSRVNAFDATSGQVLWHTPTLRESHIYRFVLNGDRLFLSSNGLENNVQSVVQSFSTR from the coding sequence GTGTTAAAAAAGCTTTTCAAATATGTACTGGTAGGTGTAGTGCTGGTGCTGGGCTACCACGCGATCGCTTCTGCCATTAGTGCGGCATCGACTCGTCAGCCTGTGTGGTCAATAAACCTACACGCTAGTACGGCACCAATCGCAACACAGAACCGATTGCTGGTGCCAACGGGGAATACAAAGCCCTCAGCACTTCAATCACTCGATCCGGCAACCGGGAAGGTGCAATGGCGGAGCCAGCAGCCGATTGGCAGGGTGTTTGCTATAGAGGGTAATACTATCTATGCCAGCGATTTCGGGCTACTGCCACTAGTTAACGATCCCAAAAACCTGGTGACGCTTGATGCCAACACAGGCAAGACAAAAGCAGTATTGCCACTTGACAATTCAGACTTTGCGGGAATGATTGGAGTATCTCAGGGAGCCTTCATTCTCAACAGCTATGTCAGACAGGGAGTAGAGAGCGATCGCAACGAAATTTCTGCCCGTACTCCAGATAAACTGCTCTGGAAGTTTGTCACCCCCAAAGACAGTATGGTTTCTACCTTTGAGAGTGTGGACTCCAAATCGCCTGTGGTTCAAAATGGGGTAGTGTTTTTGCCCATCTTAGTTAATCCCAGTACACCGCAAAGAGGATACCAACTCACCGGATTGGATGCCGCTACAGGCAAAGTCCTCTGGACTTGGAACACCTCAGCTGAGCTAACGGATGTCACAGTTTTAGGAGACACTGTATATCCGGCAGTGTATAGCAAAGACCGTACAGGAAAGGAACCTGGTTGGGTCAAGGCACTCGATTTAAAAACGGGCAAGGAACGCTGGACTCATACGATGCGGGGCGGTGAAGCCAAGCTAGCGAGTGATCGCGAAGTCTTCATCTGGGATGGTGATGTCAAGACGAGTACGCGATTTGTCGTTTTGGATCGGCAGACTGGGGCTATGCTTCGGCAATTTACCTTATCTCGCCAGGATCGGCAAGAACCCAGACCCATCGCTCTGGCGGACAATATTATTTACACGGCTGATATGGAAATCGAAGGTGTCAGAGCTCTTGGTTTCTATGGTTCAGCAAAGAACCATAGTCGGGTGAATGCCTTCGATGCCACAAGCGGACAGGTGCTTTGGCACACCCCGACACTCCGTGAAAGCCATATTTATCGATTTGTTCTGAATGGCGATCGCTTGTTCTTAAGCAGTAACGGGCTAGAAAACAATGTCCAGAGTGTTGTGCAGTCCTTTTCTACTCGCTAG
- a CDS encoding DUF1517 domain-containing protein: protein MNQNELENDIVTISQLQIALTAQAGTIQSKLSELSLTANTQTQEGLMQLLQASVQALLENSECWTHVLGSSQTVSSREEAETVFNKLSLQERSKFTAETLSNVDGKVTQQQVELDPDEEQPAYIVVTLLIGTADDQPLFENLNSAHTVKLALEKVTAISLDYLMVFELLWSPQVETDALTQEELLSEYRDLIAIA from the coding sequence ATGAATCAGAATGAGCTTGAAAATGATATCGTCACCATTAGCCAACTACAAATCGCGCTAACAGCCCAAGCGGGTACGATTCAATCAAAATTGTCTGAATTAAGTCTTACGGCTAATACTCAAACCCAGGAAGGGTTGATGCAGCTACTACAAGCATCTGTGCAAGCACTGCTAGAAAATTCCGAATGCTGGACTCATGTGTTGGGGAGTTCACAGACAGTTTCTAGTCGGGAGGAAGCTGAAACAGTCTTCAACAAACTTTCGTTACAAGAACGTAGCAAATTTACGGCTGAAACCCTCTCTAACGTAGATGGCAAAGTTACCCAGCAACAAGTTGAACTCGATCCAGATGAAGAACAACCTGCATACATCGTCGTAACATTGCTAATCGGCACGGCTGACGATCAGCCATTATTTGAAAACCTCAATTCTGCACATACTGTAAAGCTTGCTTTAGAGAAAGTTACAGCCATCAGCCTCGACTATCTAATGGTGTTTGAACTACTCTGGAGTCCTCAGGTAGAAACTGATGCACTTACTCAAGAGGAGCTTTTGAGCGAGTACCGTGACCTGATAGCGATCGCTTAA